tatccaaagtcagagcgaacagacgcctagctaatctacatgtgcacgtgcatgttttcccatattgatgttttgttttggctctggggtcacctcattacaacagtaggcgacgtctagctagagaagccgcagaaacaacaagatgcctagagaagctgcacaaagaacgagacatttacattcttgtgagctggaaaatcagtggtgagctgcttgtttggtctccatttgtaacctaggtttcccaccaacaaacagaacaatgatcacgcccattacttcatcacgtaaggtgaagattgccagccggcctagcgtcgaggcgctccgacttgtaacatttgccttgttccatcatttggaaacaactatatttgtaacatgcatctagaaacaacgcctagctaatctagctgcatttgtaacgttcccacatctaattttgttttggctctggtacctatgccacgcctaaaaccatccatagttacgacctcaaaagctgcacaaactatcacctgcacaaagaaccgacgagcgaaggttgtaaaaaatagaagcgatgtcctacgggacgttggctgacggactgcgtagctatccgttgtacacggtagcagccagtcacgtgacttacctcaaggtcgacctttgccatttcaataatgcttcttatttattacccacatcataccattctgtcatacgattttgtcatagcgcgactaatttaccttcaaggtgcataccggccgagggtttgcacttcaagtgcttcttcattcatCAAGTTCACGCTCTCCAAATTCTCAAGACAACTTCAGCaggtggaaaggtgagtgtatttctaagttattgtcctactcatGTAGACTGgtgagcctgccaagtctagctACAGCGATCCGGACTTTTGCGTGTAGTTTACTCGTTGTTTTGTCGCACATCCGCTATCTGCACAGCCCTTGCTAGTGCGCAGACTCTGTTGTAAAGGCCAGTAGGGCGCGCAATGGTAACGAGAGACATATTGACGTGGAATAGCAGTTCGCTCTtcgtgttttcaattatgatgactttcgggagggtaaacttgaagtctccaggGCCATCCTAGGGGGAAAAGACATCTGTGTTCGCATAAACAATGAGTGAACTAACACGAAGTCCAGAttgctgtaactagacttggcaggctcgccagtctacacGAGTAGGACAGTAAcataggaatacactcacctttccacatgctgaagtcatCTTGAGAATTTGGAGAGCGTGAATttggtgaatcactcacagtggagagtcaccatgcgctgtttggaggctttgggcgtgatacacaatctgctgggtcacacattacatagatataagctaattgagtttgtggcTTAGGTAGTATTTAGTCATGTGGGGTGCCAAGGCTATGactggggtgacacttagtgaagtaagtgtgtgaaagtaggtgcggtgagtccagactcgggaggttgaaagtgtcatactGGAACcagacactgccaggctcacgtgcgTCTAGGGATGAGACTAGGCTGAACCCAAGTACTGGCTAGAGGATGTTTTCCATCCTAATTTCTTGAATGGATGACCTGGATACTTTGACATCACAGTAAGAAACACGTTGCAACCATCATTCATCTCTCGAGTTGCTGGAACATCAGGTATTGTGGCAGAAGCAGCTGAGATGGACAAAAATGATCGTCACAATGCAAGAACGACTTCTGCCTGTGGTTTTCTACCTGTTGGTAGTGGAAACGCTTGGACTTTGGTCACCAGATAGTTTAGAAATGTTGAAATCAATAGCTTTGAAAGTATGTGCTGTGCTAGCTGTTTCTTTCTGGAAGACTTGCAAGAATTTGTTAGAGCAGCTTTCTATAACATTATTGCTTTATAATGCTAGAATGATTTCTAGCTGCATGCTTGCAGAAAGGACGATGTTTTGAGTTGGGACTTTCCTGTATGTGAGTAAATAGTTTTGAGTGTACCCGCAGTGGTGGGTACATGTGTACcggtgtatgtttgtctaagTAAAGATAagtaaatgaataaataaactagttgtatggtatctgTAGGTGGTGCCTCGTATTGGTGAGTAGCACATCGCAacagagttttctgaccgcctcctgaaaccctgtcatggaagtaaacaagcacccttcctagtagtttagattacgtatctaAGCCTGGTGGGTATAGTCATCGTTtccgatcgtgatcaagacaattgaaatgctGTGTACAGTAAaagtatgcactcagttctgttgtagcgacagtggtatggtatattTGTTGACATATAAATTGATATAGGCAAGCATTGACTATCTGCAGTGTTAGATACAGCACAGAGTAGTAAGGATTGATTAGCCTtgacactaggcctcccttcgctttcggtggtccgaccgcacgaggatagcaacgggactgtatcacgtgatgttctctccgaaaagcaaagggaggcctagtaactcattatgtcacgtgacaagctagcttgtcacctgatctattttgcaaatgatgattggtcgactgtaaatcacatttgagttacttccTGATTATTTCCTCTGAGACATGTGGAGATCAGTAAACAATCGCCCACCTCACAGGTGTCATTTAGTGTGCTACAACAGATTGTGTACCGACCCAAGAATATCGTTTGGGCGCATTTGTAGGTTGCAAACAATTCCAGTGTTCTCCCTACATCGCAGCGAGTGAAGGTATCACTTTAGTCGCGTGCAGCGATTGCTTCTGGAGTAGCTTCAAGCTGACATCAGCCACGTAGAAATTTCACGCGTAGTCGCAATGGCTTTCGATCGATTCTGGGAGCGCGATGATAGTTTAAGACAAAGGCATACATTTACAGTAGCCTAATCGGTATTGCGTAGTCTTCTAGTCAACGACAAGAGAGGACAGAGTCTGCACGTTGTCTTTTTGCGTGCGACATGGCCGTACAGTCTTTGCGCTCGTTTCTTTACGCTAACTAAACAGTAAGCAGCATCGCAAAGGCCAGCATGCATAGTTACTGACTGTATTTCGCGCCTTTCCGTTCCAACACCGTTGGTATGATGGTATACCTGCTGTAAACGAAAACACATCTGATCTCTTTTTGCAAGTCTTtagcaatatgaaacaaaccgacaaaggGTGGGTTTTCCTAATGacataattagttaagttgTCACTTGACATAATGagttactaggcctccctttgcttttcggaaagaacatcacgtgatacagccccgttgctatccttgcgcggtcggaccaccgaaagcaaagggaggtctagtgtcgaggctaaggattgatcatatggtagtacgggacgtgtgaatagttgactgtagttGGCATACTGGTTATCAGTCAGCTTCTGAAAGTGTTTCTCGGTTGGAACTTTATGAGGTGTTTTCGTCgctgtttggtcacttgcactaATTGTTcctatactgatctgtagtcggacacggaaacgattttgaagtaggtcttataatgaaacgtggtcatggggaggagaaatttgaggttcgtgtgtacacacaaaaaatggacaaatgttaagctcTCCATGTCGTTCGATGTCATGGAGATAGCTTCtcttgcctctagagacatGGCCTCCATgggctacgtggaggcttaagggccagcactacaatctACTTGGAGCTCAGTgtccagagtcatccaggggcacagAGTATGGTGCAGCTCTGGGGCTGGACACCAAGTCCCACAattacccgtctgctgcatgatgttactgccaagccagcggtcatgtccaccccagtcaaagaccaggtgcgccctagctagacaatacgtacgTATTTATAGCTTATTGTTTATGGAAATaacatatataataatatatagcTATTATAGTTtattgcttaaggaaattatgccataactcgccatcactgtgacttgaatttgcaaccctgcaaggtttCGGATGTTTCtattctccaaacgcactctctaaccaattgagccacagcaccacacacacatctatacATACGGAGAGCTTGATGATAGcctataggaccacgcccctttctgtgcAAATCGAATTAGAAGCCTCCCTATGCTCGGcaataaataaaaactaactaaatataaatatatatatatatatatatatatataatcgaGGGTGTTGTTTTTATATTTACATGTTTGGCAGAATTTACACTAAGGGTCATCCGTATTATTGACGTTTTACAGAAAAaagaatttttttgtttttaccCAGATCCACTATACTAAAGTCAGTCCCAGCTAACTTAAACCCTAGAAAAAGTGCAATAACTCCCATTAGGAAAACCGCAGCAATGTGCTACTAACATCATTACTTTGAAGCTCTCATTGGTGCCGTTCTTTTCAGATAGATATCGTGGTAATTTcctatatattaattattgcatCAAGGAGCTGACCAATGGACAGTCCGAATATAATTAGAGGTAATAACACCTTGAAATGTTTAGCTATCTGAGGGGTAACAGCTGTAAACGTATCTAGCTGGCAATGTTATTGATAATAGTCTAAACGTGTCAAAAGCTTTGGGAAATCTTCTCCTACACGTACAGAGTAAAAAGTCCCAAATGTTTTGACTTTTAGACTATCAGTGTGTCATGTAGTCAATGCTGGTTGTGGTTGCTATTTCTATGTAGTCTCTAGAAATGCATGCAGTCATTCTATTGGCACGCtaaactgtttgttgataacgCTCTCAGTGTACTATGTCTTAATCTAGTTACAAAGTGCCCTCTCACAAGTGGCTTCCGGGGTTGAAGTTAGCTGGGACGGACTTTACAGTACACCatcgattatccggacttctCCGGAGACAGGTTAGACGTCCGGATATCGAGTGTCTGTGGAGGTTGAAAGTGTAATACGGGAATCAGACATTGCCAAGGGATGTTGAAAGTGTAATACAGGAATGGCACGCTGCCAAgttcacgtgagtctggggacgagactataaatatcaactaattttccTCCACTGTACAAGACCACAatctgtttccacacttaatgtacattcatgtcattagaagagtcatcaacagctgcctGTTTATTAGATTATTATGTCCTCTGTTATGTATTCACTCGTTTGTGAGAGGCTGTACCTACAGCGTAGTCGtacgaagtgaaatatattatagttCCTTTATCCGGGAACGCAACAAGTCGGGGACACAGAATTTGTTTGGATAATCAATGTTTGGATAATCGAAGGTGTACTGTAACTTATCCCaccaagaaaacaaaactgtTGATGTCTGCACTTTTCAATCTCTGTGATGTCACTCACCTACATGAAATCTTAAAGACAATATGTACGTACTGTTACTGTAGGATGTTCGTCCCTAACACAATGCCCCTGTCGTCTGGAGGTCGTCTGTCGCAACACTTCCACCACCTTCTTATAGTCATTTGTGGGTTTTACGTATATGGCAGGCCGAGCGACAGTGCTTTCTCTACTGAGAAGAGACAGTTGCCACCTAACTGCCGTCTTGCAAATATGACCTGTACATGTCATAGTCTTATCTGCGGTCAATTATTGAGCGTTTCTCTACCTGGTCATTGTACACTTTGTTGTTCCTCAggagtacagtgtacttgcaaagcACTTGTTAAGTTGTCCATAACGCCATTTTTACTTCTGGTTTACGGAACGAAACGGCCATTTACCCCACCCCCAAATGAAAGGTTTTCATTTTTGTAAATGTTGATAAATATGGACTGCCCTTAATTGAATATAGTTTCCAACTACTTAAGTTAGTACTTAGAGGGTTTCTCGTCATCTTTGATAAATTATACATGTGGTACTTGTGAGTACAGATCTTCTCTGGGCTTAGCATTGCACCACTCAGAGTTATGCCATACTAGAAACAGCATATTATGCATTATCTACACGATACCAAGGATTGCGTGCAGGTTGCCACTATTTTATACCTTGGATTATCTAAACCTCAGTTATCTGGACTTTTGATTATCCAGACGACTTTTGTATTTTCTGACTTATCATGGTGCCTTATGGTAAGAACATTATGACAGAATTCAAGTTGTAAGGGGCAGCATGTTGGTTCTAGCCTTGCATTCTTGAGGTTTTCCATTTGGCTAGGCACATGTAACTGgttgtatttattgtgttaTGGTACAGCCAAGGACACTGGGCAGTGTTGAGTGAATTAACATTAGTATAatgttttttgaatttttattacattagtgtgtgtgtgtgtgtgtgtgtgtgtgtgtgtgtgtgtgtgtgtgtgtgtttgtgtgtgtgtgtgtgtgtgtgtgtgtgtgtgtgtgtgtgtgtgtgtgtgtgtgtgtgtgtatttgtgtgtgtgtgtgtgtgtgtgtgtgtttgtgggtgggtgggtgggtgggtgggtgtgggtgtgggtgcgCTAGTGTGTACACATGATGGAGATTTTGTTTTATGTAGATTGACTATCCTGAGATTGGTGATGGAGTTGTTCCTCGACACAGGTTTATGTCAGCATATGAACAAAGATTAGAACCTCCTGATCGTAACTGGCAGTACCTTCTGTTTGCAGCTGAGCCTTACGAAACTATGGGATTCAAGGTACAGCGTGTGCAAAGTCATTTGGATTTAATGTGTTTGGTTTTATTGTTAATTGTTCGAGCAAGTTTATGAACAAGgttaaaaatattataaattgtTCTGGTCTCGGCCTTTTTGCTCTTTCTCTTGCATACAGATGCTTGCTTATTGTTCAAGGCATTGCTCAACACAATTACACCTTTTTAGATGGAATCACTTTTAATTTATAgcacaaatttattaattaagtaaagcACTAAGTAAAGTGCTGATCGGAATACTATTCGCAACTGTTGGACAATGTTACTCATTCATGGTTTCAAGAATCTGTAATTTGCATTGggtattttgttgttgttaataCTCTATTTGTGGTTACAGTTGCATTGTACATCATTTGTGCATGTGAAATTTGCTACTTTTACTGTTGATTTAGTCAACAACTTGTTAGTTGCAGGAGCAAGAGAGCAGAACAATGATGGTGTTGTTTCAGGCTCATGATCAACGTTTTACTGACTACACTCTGCTTAGTTGTTAGCCACTTTTTACTTTTGTTAAGCCAAAATGGAAGAACGTGGACATCGTGATTTCTCAACATGAAATGAATACTGGTATGTTCATGATATCAAAGGAGCACGGTCCAAATTTATACACATGCTTGCTGCCATGCCCAAGCCGTGCACTTGTAGGGCTACATCATGCTGTTTGCGCGGTTTGGATTGACAAAATGAAACACTTTAGATTGAACGCTTTCCAAGCTTTACCTAGGGCGGGGCGGCAACCAGGTGTTACGTTTAGACAGCGCTGACTAGGCACAGCAGCGTCACGGTCAAGGTGGTGGCATCTGATCACGTCTATACATGTGCTAGGACACTGGTAAATAGATTGAGGCTAACCTGATTACCTAGAGACGTGGTTCAGCATGAATTCGATCGTCAAGCTATAAGTCTGCAGTTTCATCTGTCACAGCCTTCTGAGAGTCTCTTCTCTTATGTAGATGCACTTCTTGTTTAATGGCATGTGACGTCGTCCAGATACTTTTATTGCACCGCAATGCAACATCTTGCTCCCTAGAACTTCTGTACCAACAtctaggtcacgtgacttgatgCAAAACACGTCCTATCAGGGCAAATGATACTCAATCGTCTTTGTTATAGCCTACCACACTTTTCATATTCTTGCTTTACAGTTACCTAACCTTACTTACCTTTATCAAAACTTTCTGTATTCACTAAACTTGAAAAATTGACCGTTTTCAAGTGAGTGCGACATTCTGGAGTCCGAGGGCAATTAGGACAGTGCTCCTTTAATATGTCTAATATCAGCACATACTAAGAATCAAATGACATTGCACAGCAGTGGTGGATCTAGATGAGAGTGTGCAGGGCATTTATCATTTTTGTGGCTCAAGTCATTACCTTTTGTCGCTCACACTTCATGATCATTGCACAACTTTAGCCAGTGTTGAAGACTATCATAGCAGAAACTGCATGTTTCGAGACAATGGACATCATCAGTCATAGAGGTTATTGTTTGGTTCCCGCTCTTTATTCGCATTTTAAGAATTAGGACtagttttgtgtctgtctagttgCCTTGGTATTACTTTGGAGAGGCTTTTGTGTAGTCATTGAAGGTACAGACAAATCTAGAAAACGGATCCTGGAATGATCAGACACGAACTATCGTAATGTTGTAGGTTTAGTAATATGAGGTTTTATACATTTTTTAGTTATGTGATTTTAAAGTAAATCTGAGCAGCTGTAATGTGTTTTAGATTCCTAGTCGTGAAGTAGACAAATCAGAAGGAAAATTTTGGACACATTGGAACAGAGATACTAAACAGGTAATACTGAGTAAGTTTGTTGGCTTGGATATATCATTAAAATGTGGTCAAAAAAGTGCTCCTATCTTGGACAGCTAGAACAAACCTTGGAAGGGTAAAATAGAAGTATAAACGCAGTATGTAAACCATGTAAGCACTTTTTTTGCGCATGCTTACTCTGAGCCCGTGGGCTGCAGCTTCAATGCAGCAATTGAGTATGGGTGAATGAGGTGAAGTTGCTATGTTGTCAAAGGCAAGTATATTCAAGGTACATGATTATATCAAGAAGACTATGTGGATATCAAACATTAAGGAGCAACTATGGGTGAGCTGTGAGAAGGACTGTGATCGTGAtgactttgctgtttgtgtgaaAAGTGGATTGGAGCTTGTGATGCTGTGGTTATGTACGTGATAAATAAAGCACTAGGAGTGCTTACATGGTATTGACTCTGTAGGTCAGGCGATAGGGAGGGCAGATTTATGAGCTGGGGAAGATTCACGAGTAGGGGAATATTTACAGGTATGGGAAGATTCATGGGTAGGGGGTAGATTCACAGGTAGAGGCACTTTGGTGGTACTCTACGTTCATACTACCACAGAAAGTGAATATTCTGTGTAGTGTATGCCCAATGAAGACGGACCTAAAATCTTTGTTAGTCTATGGTTAGATTGATTCTTTATAGTAAAAGTGTTTGGAATAGTTTTGTACTTTTAATTTTGCATTGCTAACAATTATAGGCTAAGTTCAGTTCTGTTGGAGTGTTTGTGAGCTTGATGTAATCTTTTCTCGAGTGCTCGGGGTAGTTTCGTAAGGGTTTGTATGCAACCTGTAAGCAGTGCTAGCCACCCTCTTGTTTAGAGAAGTAGAGACAATGGATTTTACTAAAGCTGATAATattgtgtgcatttgttttgCTTTTCTAGTTTTTCATGCAGTTTCATTTCAAGTTACCAGATGATCTGACAAGGTCTCAGTTGGTTGCACCCAAGCCTCTAATGACATAGCTGACTGCagttgcatgtgcacgtgcattcGTAATGATTGCCTGTGGACTGAGTCAACAACTGTAGGGTTACCCGGTATTGATAATTCTAACTCTAGAATAAATACTAATACTGTTGTAGGTAACGTGTACAAGAATGGTTTACACCATGAAATACCTTTAACAACATCATGTACTAGTGCTAGAGCTTGCTTGCAAATTCAGAAGTACTTGATCATTTTGTGAAATGGCACTTTACCCACGGCACCTGAACTACTGTGCCCtcaaaacataaaaatgaGGATGCTAAAAGCCTTAGTATAAGAATCTGCACAGACTGCATCTATGTACATTATGTATGCTAACTCACCACAACAAATGTTTAGTGTGTTTCCTCAAGTGTACACAGGCATCTTGTTTCGAAAGCGCAAGTTACACATTGGACACCTGTCTCTAATGCGGTTACTACATTCAATACATAAACAGAGATGACGGCAAGGTAGCAGTACAACTTCCTTCGGCTTATCCCAACAAACCACGCATTGCGAATACTGTTGGTCAGAAGTATTGTTTTCAAGGTTGCAAGTTGAATTCTGATGTGTCCTCGTTTCCTCAGCAGTCTGTTGTCTTCCTCGAGAATTTTGTTCCCTTTGTAAAAGAGGTTGTATCCATGGCATTCGTTTATTAATCAGTACATACATGATTGCTCCACCTAAAATAATTGTCAGAACAAACTGCAATGAAAGCAATTGCCATATCAATTGTAGAAAAGGTAACAGAAAGTTGAAAATGCCAGATATCAGATCAATACCTGAagcacacacaattgctaAAACATTCCATGCTGATAATGCCAGAGCTAACACAAATGACCATAAGTAGCCCCATAATACACCAATGATTTCAAAAGTTGACAAAGAAATACTCCTGATATAAGACAGTGCCACTGAAAAACGGCCAGTGATAAAAATGACACCAACTTTGATGTTTTCCAAAAAACCCTGAATAAGACCAGGAACATGGCTTGTCACTGAGACAATAGAGGAAACAACCCAAACAGTTGTCGAAGAAACAGAAGATGCAATGAATGATGCAGCTTGGATAGTCCAGCTCCAAATCTGTGACAAAGCTAATCCTACACTGGTAGCCAATTCACATGTCTGATACCACACCCATGTAATTGTCTTGATATTACAGACATGGCTTGTCGCTGAGGTGATAGAGGAGAGAATCCAAACAGTTGATGAAGAAACAAGAGATGCAACAAATGATACAGCTTGAGCAGTCCAGGTCCAAACTTGTGACAAACCTAATACTAGACTTGCAGCCACTGCACATACCTGAAGCCATGTCCATGCAATTAATCTTGCTGTGATATTAGAGATCTCGCCTGTCACTGTGACCATAGTGGAAATAACCCAGACAGTTGCTGCAGAAACAAACGATGCAACGAATGATGCAGCTTGGATTGTCCAGCTCCAAATCTGTGCTATACCTACTCCTAGATTTGCAGCCAATGCACACATCTGAAACCACGCCCATGTAATTAATTTTCCCATGAAATTCCATGAGTAAGACAACAGGATGCAGGCCTGTGAGAAAAAGTAAACCAAAGCAGGTTGCACAAGCGCCCAAAAACGGAACACAAACTGAGGAACATTGCTGACCGCCTCGATGATGAAGGAGAACGTTGCGATTGTCACAGTGAAAATCAGGTTGGCTACATTCGTTACCAGATGGTATAAACTACTACAGAAGACTGCGGCAAATTGCCAAGCGGCAATGAATAGATCATTTACGGCATTCAACAAATTTGCAACGTCACTCATAGCCTCGATTGGTTTAACTTAATCAGCTCTTCTCTCTCGTCCCCAATTAAGTGGGAGGGCCTAGCTAGATCTGTCGAGTAAATTATATAAAGCGCACGAggcctagtctcgcgtagtcagcccctccccttagcctcgcaagccaggctcttccgcgcagtcgctaaccgcacgtgaatcacacgaggaggaggagcttttaccggaattgctccagcgcgagaagagcctggtcgctttcgagaacgtcatagtgacgtgggacccccgatccggtttcatagcttgcataaggctaatccgatttcctaaagagctcgttaatgtaattgcgctgatacatgaagcagagaggtagccctccgcgaagagcgcgtgaacacgaaatccagtgaagctgttgatggacaaggTGCTGGcgaataatgagcgtaggaatggcctacatgggactggtccgctgaacctacactctccagcaacgtttctttctactgaactcatctgcaggtttgcgcgaattgaaaccgacgtagaactgttcaccactcttgcgcgtctactctgacatctatagtctgtggggaaaatggtgtgagaactaccggcccagtttcactcaatggttcatgaaaacagtggcctagagcttgttgaccttTACCCGTCATTGGATGTactgctaacgcagtctatgtgacggtacgTTCGACTCGGCAAGCAGCACTTTcgtacgatattggctctcctcacggtgaactggaaacatctaggcatgagaaagcagtgcagtggacctaccatgttcaggaagtgtagagttaactcgtagttgcacgtgtactacgtacgacttgtttcaatgcacggactctgacTGTTACCTagatacactaaccgcgtacaatgagttcatttctcaaactaccgcgctgcagagctagattcggcggtgtgctgttggcgaaactgaatgctgaaatggAGTCGTGAcaatgcagaatattacatggctgagctgtctacatacgtactagaagcgaacgatgatgtcaactacgtactttgtgcaaaaacaagcaagtgcgtgaagcgatgtcgcgtgttctcaactt
The sequence above is drawn from the Corticium candelabrum chromosome 8, ooCorCand1.1, whole genome shotgun sequence genome and encodes:
- the LOC134182920 gene encoding uncharacterized protein LOC134182920; its protein translation is MRGIRGCEEYEGVRNTRVRGCGEYGGAWNTGCEEYGVVGLALSQIWSWTIQAASFIASSVSSTTVWVVSSIVSVTSHVPGLIQGFLENIKVGVIFITGRFSVALSYIRSISLSTFEIIGVLWGYLWSFVLALALSAWNVLAIVCASGGAIMYVLINKRMPWIQPLLQREQNSRGRQQTAEETRTHQNSTCNLENNTSDQQYSQCVVCWDKPKEVVLLPCRHLCLCIECSNRIRDRCPMCNLRFRNKMPVYT